The proteins below are encoded in one region of Desulfuromonadales bacterium:
- a CDS encoding ChbG/HpnK family deacetylase, which yields MHKIRLIVNADDLGRGAAMDRGLFCAFRDGIVTSASLLANGPSFADAAREARAQGLPVGVHLNLAEGPSLSGEIRGLTTANGEFPGKAETRRRLASGAVSAQNLRAEISAQIGRLVDAGLQPDHFDTHQHAFLFPNVAQAILEVVGRFGINAARLPLPQEPAAADPAGLLGNELALYRSLAPNIARTLQTSGLVTPDGLWGMASLNRLDESALAAILNSLPPGTWELMVHPGGCNPADPFATRERETEVAALTSPGIRELVGQRQIQLIHFGELACAS from the coding sequence ATGCATAAAATCCGCCTGATCGTCAACGCCGACGACCTCGGACGCGGCGCCGCCATGGACCGGGGCCTCTTCTGCGCCTTTCGCGACGGGATCGTCACCAGCGCCTCGCTGCTGGCCAACGGCCCGTCCTTTGCCGATGCGGCCCGCGAAGCCCGCGCCCAGGGGCTACCGGTCGGGGTGCATCTGAACCTGGCCGAGGGTCCTTCGCTGAGCGGAGAGATTCGCGGCCTGACCACCGCCAACGGCGAGTTTCCCGGCAAGGCGGAGACCCGCCGGCGCCTGGCGTCCGGGGCGGTGAGCGCCCAGAATCTCCGTGCCGAAATCTCCGCCCAGATCGGCAGACTTGTCGATGCAGGGCTGCAGCCCGACCATTTTGACACGCACCAGCACGCATTCCTCTTTCCGAACGTTGCGCAAGCGATCCTCGAGGTCGTCGGCCGGTTCGGCATCAACGCCGCCCGCCTGCCGCTACCGCAAGAGCCGGCGGCAGCGGATCCGGCCGGGCTCCTCGGCAACGAACTGGCACTCTACCGAAGTCTCGCCCCGAACATCGCCCGAACGCTTCAGACCAGCGGTCTCGTCACGCCGGACGGCCTCTGGGGCATGGCCTCTCTCAACCGCCTCGACGAATCCGCGCTTGCTGCCATCCTGAACTCTCTGCCTCCGGGCACCTGGGAATTGATGGTGCACCCCGGCGGCTGCAACCCCGCAGACCCCTTTGCCACTCGCGAACGGGAGACCGAGGTGGCTGCACTGACTTCGCCAGGCATTCGAGAGCTGGTCGGACAACGACAGATTCAACTGATCCATTTCGGAGAACTTGCTTGCGCATCCTGA
- a CDS encoding spore coat U domain-containing protein encodes MKIQIPAGITTAICLLAFALPAGAFNCNVNVTGLSFGSYDVFSAIPRDSTATITVTCNAPPQNPNAPIPVIISLSPGNSGAYAQRRMQGPGSTLAYNLFTTPSFSTVWGDGSGGSQTQTNLVTRTIPWNAIIFGRIPAGQNVPVGSYSDVITVTIEW; translated from the coding sequence ATGAAGATTCAGATCCCGGCCGGTATCACGACGGCTATCTGCCTGCTGGCCTTTGCCCTGCCGGCAGGCGCCTTCAACTGCAATGTCAACGTCACCGGCCTCAGCTTCGGCAGTTATGATGTTTTCTCCGCCATTCCCCGGGATTCGACTGCCACCATCACCGTCACCTGTAACGCACCGCCCCAGAACCCGAACGCGCCCATTCCCGTCATCATCTCCCTCAGTCCGGGGAACTCGGGAGCCTATGCCCAGCGGAGGATGCAGGGGCCAGGCTCGACGCTGGCCTACAACCTTTTCACCACCCCCTCATTTTCCACGGTCTGGGGTGACGGCAGCGGCGGCTCCCAGACGCAGACCAACCTCGTCACTCGCACTATCCCCTGGAATGCCATTATCTTCGGCCGCATTCCGGCCGGTCAGAATGTCCCGGTCGGCAGCTACAGCGATGTCATCACCGTCACCATCGAATGGTAG